One window of the Niallia circulans genome contains the following:
- the thrS gene encoding threonine--tRNA ligase, translating to MIKVVLADGSMKEYPKGSTVAEIAESISVSLKKKAVGAKINDEWFVDMSHQIEEDVHLAIITIDSEEGVSIMRHSSAHVMAQAIKRLYPNVQLAIGPVVEDGFYYDMKLAHSLTSYDLQAIEKEMKKIIKENLPFTRKEVSFEEAQQLFEEKEEIFKLELLETIPSNESISLYQQGEFIDLCRGTHLPSTGFIKAFKLMRVSGAYWRGDSEREVLQRVYGVAFSSHQQLADYLEMIEEAAKRDHRKLGKQLELFMFSEEAPGMPFYLPKGQIIRNELEQFSRELQGEADYEEVRTPLMMNERMWKQSGHWDHYHENMYFSEVDEQKFALKPMNCPGHMLIFKNSLYSYRDLPIRLSEFGQVHRHEYSGALNGMLRVRTFCQDDAHLFVREDQIEAEIKSIFQLIDKVYRTFGFAYTVELSTRPEDSLDGDDIWELAEGALRNVLEQLKIDYILNEGDGAFYGPKIDFHIKDALKRSHQCATIQLDFQMPKLFNLAYINENNEKVCPVVIHRAIYGSLDRFFGILIEHFAGGFPVWLAPVQVEIIPVSNVHLDYCLEVQAVLKEAGVRVKIDDSNEKLGYKIRAGQMQKIPYLLVLGDKEKEQNAVNVRKYGEEQSKGFSLEAFKQMIEMQIIERSL from the coding sequence ATGATTAAGGTAGTATTAGCAGATGGGAGTATGAAGGAATATCCAAAAGGAAGCACAGTCGCGGAAATTGCGGAGTCTATTAGTGTGAGCTTAAAGAAGAAAGCAGTTGGAGCAAAGATCAATGACGAATGGTTTGTAGATATGAGCCATCAAATAGAAGAGGATGTTCATTTAGCAATCATTACAATAGATTCGGAAGAAGGTGTATCGATTATGCGCCATTCCAGTGCCCACGTCATGGCACAAGCGATCAAACGATTGTATCCCAATGTACAGTTAGCAATTGGACCAGTGGTTGAGGATGGTTTTTATTATGATATGAAGCTTGCTCACAGTTTAACTTCCTATGATTTGCAAGCCATTGAAAAAGAAATGAAGAAAATTATCAAGGAAAACCTTCCTTTTACTCGCAAAGAAGTATCGTTCGAGGAAGCGCAACAGCTTTTTGAAGAGAAAGAAGAGATATTTAAATTGGAGCTCTTAGAGACTATACCAAGCAATGAATCGATTTCCCTTTATCAGCAGGGAGAGTTTATTGATTTATGCCGTGGCACTCATCTTCCTTCGACTGGTTTTATTAAAGCTTTTAAATTAATGCGTGTATCTGGTGCCTACTGGAGAGGGGACAGTGAGAGGGAAGTATTGCAACGTGTGTACGGTGTTGCCTTTTCTAGTCATCAGCAATTAGCAGATTACTTAGAAATGATCGAAGAAGCAGCCAAACGAGACCATCGGAAGCTAGGAAAGCAATTAGAGCTGTTTATGTTCTCAGAAGAAGCGCCTGGCATGCCGTTTTATTTACCGAAAGGACAAATCATTCGCAATGAATTAGAGCAATTTTCGAGAGAGCTTCAAGGCGAGGCGGATTATGAAGAAGTAAGAACTCCTTTAATGATGAATGAGCGAATGTGGAAGCAATCAGGCCACTGGGATCATTATCATGAAAACATGTACTTTTCCGAAGTGGATGAACAAAAGTTTGCGTTAAAGCCAATGAATTGTCCAGGACATATGCTTATCTTCAAAAATAGTCTCTATTCCTATCGCGATTTGCCGATTCGCTTATCGGAATTTGGGCAGGTACATCGTCATGAATATAGTGGTGCACTAAACGGAATGTTACGTGTTCGTACATTTTGCCAGGATGATGCCCATCTGTTTGTAAGAGAAGATCAAATAGAAGCAGAGATTAAAAGCATTTTTCAGTTAATCGATAAAGTTTACCGTACTTTTGGATTTGCATACACTGTAGAGCTGTCTACTAGACCAGAAGATTCATTGGATGGGGATGACATTTGGGAATTAGCAGAGGGAGCATTAAGAAATGTTTTAGAACAGCTAAAAATAGATTATATTCTTAATGAAGGTGATGGCGCATTTTATGGTCCGAAAATTGATTTTCATATAAAGGATGCTTTAAAAAGAAGCCATCAATGTGCAACAATTCAGCTTGATTTTCAAATGCCAAAGCTCTTTAACTTAGCCTATATCAACGAAAACAATGAAAAAGTCTGTCCAGTTGTTATTCACCGTGCTATCTATGGGTCGCTTGATCGATTCTTTGGCATATTAATTGAACATTTTGCAGGTGGCTTTCCTGTTTGGCTTGCACCAGTGCAGGTGGAAATTATTCCGGTATCCAATGTTCATCTAGATTATTGTCTAGAAGTTCAAGCGGTTTTAAAAGAAGCAGGAGTAAGAGTAAAGATAGACGACAGCAATGAAAAGTTAGGGTATAAAATCCGGGCAGGACAAATGCAAAAGATTCCCTATTTGCTTGTATTAGGGGATAAAGAAAAGGAACAAAATGCTGTAAATGTGAGAAAATATGGAGAAGAGCAGTCAAAAGGTTTTTCTTTAGAAGCGTTTAAACAAATGATCGAAATGCAAATAATAGAAAGAAGCTTATAA
- a CDS encoding DUF4395 domain-containing protein has protein sequence MTNLLKTIPVPIVRTNQWTIFLSVLLSLVFQQYWIMLIPLIAGLCGLLFQWNPIMKAASIFLKKPLKEYHQEDWDQQQFNQIIAVVCLAIGSLSFFLDWNVLGYIFSIIVGLSSIIAILGFCIGCFIRFQWKKYQYKRSL, from the coding sequence ATGACTAATCTGCTTAAAACAATTCCAGTACCAATAGTCCGAACAAATCAATGGACTATTTTTCTATCTGTATTACTTAGTTTAGTTTTTCAGCAATACTGGATCATGCTAATTCCACTTATCGCAGGACTCTGTGGATTATTATTTCAATGGAATCCTATTATGAAAGCAGCGAGTATCTTTCTAAAAAAACCCCTGAAGGAATATCATCAAGAGGATTGGGATCAGCAGCAATTTAACCAGATAATTGCTGTAGTATGCTTGGCAATAGGTTCCCTTTCCTTTTTCTTAGATTGGAATGTTCTTGGCTATATCTTTTCTATTATAGTTGGGCTTTCTTCGATTATTGCCATACTAGGTTTTTGTATTGGTTGCTTTATCCGGTTTCAATGGAAAAAATATCAGTATAAGCGGAGCTTATAA
- a CDS encoding helix-turn-helix domain-containing protein, whose protein sequence is MNFPERLRQLRKSANISQQTLGNAMNVTKVSISGYETGNRKPDTDTLQKLADYFDVSTDYLLGRSEAKETRASYHSKVSDNSMTSEEAELLTQLQKYPTLYNHLISNPEKAVSQLYRLWRFLEDEKQNK, encoded by the coding sequence ATGAATTTTCCAGAAAGATTGAGACAATTGCGGAAATCTGCCAACATTTCTCAACAAACGCTTGGGAATGCAATGAATGTAACAAAAGTATCTATCTCAGGATACGAAACAGGTAATCGAAAACCTGATACAGATACCTTACAAAAATTAGCAGATTATTTTGATGTAAGCACTGATTACCTCCTAGGTAGATCAGAAGCAAAGGAAACTCGAGCTAGCTATCATAGTAAAGTATCGGATAATAGTATGACGAGTGAAGAAGCAGAGCTGCTAACTCAATTGCAGAAATACCCGACCCTATATAACCATCTTATTAGCAACCCAGAAAAGGCCGTTTCACAGCTATATAGACTCTGGCGTTTCTTAGAGGACGAAAAGCAAAATAAATAA
- a CDS encoding helix-turn-helix transcriptional regulator: MHRNKLRIIRKQYGYTYQMMADKLGITKSYYWQIENGKRGLSYEQAVQISSIFSKTPDEIFLPDYIKVKDCSR, encoded by the coding sequence ATGCATCGGAATAAGCTGCGTATCATAAGAAAGCAATATGGCTATACCTATCAGATGATGGCTGATAAGTTAGGAATTACAAAGTCTTATTATTGGCAAATAGAAAATGGTAAACGAGGATTATCTTATGAGCAAGCAGTACAGATATCTAGTATTTTTTCCAAAACACCAGATGAGATTTTTCTTCCAGATTATATAAAGGTAAAAGACTGTTCGAGATAA
- the proC gene encoding pyrroline-5-carboxylate reductase — protein sequence MEKRKVGFIGCGKMAQAMVNGMLQSSFLSREDILASTKSVESAQMVRETFHIETTLDNKKVASFADVLIVAVKPHLYGEVLQEILSYVKNETIIVTVAAGIEMAYIESQLSKNAKVIRSMPNTPSLVGEGMTVFCANERVTEPEIAFIIEMFAAFGQVEVVEENLMDYIPAISGSSPAYVYMFIEALADGGVRSGIPREKAYKLAAQSVLGAAKMVLETGKHPGILKDEVCTPGGATIEAITALEQNQFRGTILAAMESCDRKNRRMKKEN from the coding sequence GTGGAAAAAAGAAAAGTTGGTTTCATTGGCTGTGGAAAAATGGCTCAAGCAATGGTAAATGGAATGCTGCAGTCTTCTTTTTTGAGTAGAGAAGATATTTTGGCTAGTACAAAGTCTGTGGAAAGCGCGCAAATGGTAAGGGAAACCTTTCATATAGAAACGACATTAGATAATAAAAAAGTAGCAAGCTTCGCAGATGTACTTATTGTTGCAGTAAAACCACATTTATATGGAGAGGTCTTACAAGAAATTCTCTCCTATGTGAAGAATGAAACAATCATTGTTACAGTGGCAGCTGGAATAGAGATGGCATACATAGAATCACAGTTATCAAAAAATGCAAAGGTTATCCGCTCCATGCCAAATACTCCTTCTCTTGTCGGCGAAGGGATGACGGTATTTTGTGCAAATGAAAGAGTTACAGAGCCAGAAATTGCTTTTATAATAGAAATGTTTGCAGCATTTGGGCAAGTAGAAGTTGTGGAAGAAAACTTAATGGACTATATTCCAGCGATTAGTGGTTCTTCTCCAGCCTATGTCTATATGTTTATTGAAGCATTGGCAGATGGCGGCGTTCGCAGTGGAATACCGAGAGAGAAAGCTTACAAGTTAGCTGCACAATCTGTTTTAGGAGCAGCAAAAATGGTCTTAGAAACAGGTAAGCATCCAGGAATATTGAAAGATGAAGTATGCACACCTGGTGGAGCGACAATTGAAGCAATTACTGCATTGGAACAAAATCAATTTAGAGGGACAATTTTGGCAGCAATGGAAAGCTGCGATCGCAAAAATCGCAGAATGAAGAAGGAAAATTAA
- a CDS encoding response regulator, giving the protein MDKYKAIFITRMTQQLNELLNKQATETIKNEEVYRLLHTIKGTSGTLDLDLLFHLVSGLMAKVEEREGDWIQSELKNFLSELLDICEEYEHFHEEINKIPDFRDIDVPLIQLIDDDVSLLIFLKEMLERKGWMVMANSNAEKAIEQFYRMQPDCIIIDINLPFKTGLDILDDIQMHTKHSFVPKVICSIDTSREKRIAAYKKGADDYMEKPLDMEEFLIRIERHIERKKIFDQSVLIDELTEVYNRKFLKDSYTRFISDTVRTKTSGTIAIVDIDYFKRVNDTYGHVAGDKVLKAFAQFLKINIRTTDTLFRFGGEEFVILFQRAGESEVIDVLNRMLKRFSGIEFEESGGKFSLTFSAGVFEVISNDIPLNKALEKADEALYLAKEDGRACIRSTNKRKEAANKKLLNISIVDDDSFIRSILKNILDSIEINNLTINVAEYEDGIQFLESKRLQENGMHFLILDGMMPVMDGLELLQIVKKTSYQHNAHILMLTGRKSEQDIAEALRLGADDYVTKPFSIKELQARITRLIMRMI; this is encoded by the coding sequence TTGGATAAATATAAAGCAATATTTATTACGAGGATGACACAACAGTTAAATGAATTATTAAATAAACAAGCAACAGAGACCATAAAAAATGAGGAAGTCTATCGGTTATTGCATACGATTAAAGGTACTTCTGGTACATTAGACTTGGATTTGTTATTCCATTTAGTTTCAGGGTTAATGGCAAAGGTGGAAGAGAGAGAAGGAGACTGGATTCAATCTGAATTAAAGAACTTTTTAAGCGAGTTACTTGATATTTGTGAGGAATACGAGCATTTTCACGAAGAGATTAATAAAATTCCTGATTTTAGAGATATTGACGTACCGCTTATTCAGCTAATTGATGATGATGTTTCTTTATTGATTTTTTTAAAGGAAATGCTGGAACGTAAAGGCTGGATGGTAATGGCAAATTCTAATGCGGAGAAGGCGATTGAGCAATTTTACAGAATGCAGCCAGATTGTATCATTATTGATATTAACCTGCCATTTAAAACTGGTTTAGATATCTTAGATGATATTCAGATGCATACAAAACACTCATTTGTTCCAAAGGTTATATGCAGTATTGATACTTCAAGAGAAAAGAGAATAGCTGCATATAAGAAGGGCGCAGATGATTATATGGAAAAGCCACTCGATATGGAAGAATTTCTGATTCGAATTGAGAGACATATCGAGCGAAAGAAAATCTTTGACCAGTCTGTATTAATTGATGAATTAACAGAAGTATATAATCGCAAGTTTTTAAAGGATTCGTATACTCGTTTTATTAGTGATACAGTTCGGACAAAAACTTCTGGTACGATTGCTATTGTAGATATTGATTATTTTAAACGAGTCAATGATACATATGGTCACGTTGCAGGGGATAAGGTATTAAAAGCTTTTGCCCAATTCTTGAAAATAAATATTCGAACTACAGATACTCTTTTTCGTTTTGGTGGAGAAGAGTTTGTCATTCTTTTTCAACGAGCGGGAGAATCTGAAGTTATCGATGTATTAAATAGAATGTTGAAGCGTTTTTCAGGAATAGAATTCGAAGAAAGTGGTGGCAAATTTTCTTTGACCTTTTCTGCTGGTGTATTTGAAGTCATTTCAAATGATATACCATTAAATAAAGCACTTGAGAAGGCAGATGAGGCGCTTTATTTAGCCAAGGAAGATGGACGTGCTTGCATTCGAAGCACCAATAAAAGAAAGGAAGCAGCGAATAAAAAATTATTAAATATTTCGATTGTTGATGATGATTCTTTCATTCGTTCCATTTTAAAAAATATATTAGATTCCATCGAGATAAATAACCTTACCATAAATGTCGCAGAATATGAAGATGGGATTCAATTTTTAGAATCCAAGCGATTACAAGAGAATGGGATGCATTTTCTCATCTTGGATGGAATGATGCCTGTAATGGATGGCCTAGAGCTCCTGCAAATTGTTAAAAAGACGTCTTATCAGCATAATGCTCATATTTTAATGTTGACTGGCAGAAAAAGTGAACAAGATATTGCGGAAGCATTACGGTTAGGTGCAGATGATTATGTTACAAAACCATTCAGTATTAAAGAGTTACAGGCAAGAATAACAAGGTTAATTATGAGGATGATTTAA
- a CDS encoding HEAT repeat domain-containing protein, with amino-acid sequence MEQEVRVLQIVSIILFATLLCLLTYLVIRKVIENRQNNHINERKKQLIGPIFSYLREGKERVKDIMQSRIDKQAIEQVLTDFSERIEGEQEEERLHELADFYLKDKYRKEIKSRYWSKRMNVLYKIEDFHMKEMTHQVISRLSKRNCHKEEKIQIYRILAAFQYDNIWSLINKDEELTEKNYRSILLRLKPESFRKLIQPFYYCREALQLATLDVISMKKKVEYIQFLEDVFAKYEEEIRLRALKAIAAIGYVRNMEDYVLLAESEVWQERMMVAKLLGSRSSLDKYIPLLVKLLHDSSWWVRSQAAESILSFKKGREILLEVINESEDKFAQDMAREWLNKGVY; translated from the coding sequence TTGGAACAAGAGGTAAGAGTATTACAAATTGTTAGTATCATCTTATTTGCTACTTTATTATGCTTATTAACTTATTTAGTCATTAGGAAAGTAATAGAGAATAGACAAAATAACCATATTAATGAGCGAAAAAAGCAGCTGATTGGACCAATTTTTTCCTATCTTCGGGAGGGGAAGGAAAGAGTGAAGGATATAATGCAATCAAGAATAGACAAGCAGGCAATTGAACAGGTTCTCACTGATTTTTCTGAGAGAATAGAAGGGGAACAGGAGGAAGAACGGCTTCACGAACTTGCTGACTTTTACTTGAAAGATAAATATCGGAAAGAAATAAAGTCTAGATATTGGAGTAAACGGATGAATGTACTTTATAAAATAGAAGATTTTCATATGAAGGAAATGACACACCAGGTGATTAGTCGATTATCTAAAAGAAATTGTCATAAAGAAGAGAAAATCCAAATCTATCGGATTTTAGCAGCCTTTCAATATGATAACATTTGGAGCCTTATAAATAAGGATGAAGAGCTTACGGAAAAGAATTACCGTAGTATACTGCTCCGATTAAAACCTGAGAGTTTTAGGAAACTTATTCAACCTTTTTATTATTGTCGAGAAGCGTTACAATTAGCAACTTTAGACGTAATAAGCATGAAAAAGAAGGTAGAGTACATTCAGTTTTTAGAGGATGTTTTCGCAAAGTATGAGGAAGAGATTAGATTAAGGGCTTTGAAGGCAATAGCTGCAATAGGCTATGTGAGAAATATGGAAGATTACGTTCTCTTGGCAGAGTCTGAAGTTTGGCAGGAAAGAATGATGGTTGCCAAACTATTAGGATCTAGAAGTAGCCTCGATAAATATATTCCTTTGTTAGTAAAGCTTCTTCATGATTCTTCTTGGTGGGTGCGATCTCAAGCAGCTGAATCCATCCTAAGCTTTAAAAAAGGCAGAGAGATTTTATTAGAAGTCATTAACGAATCAGAGGATAAGTTTGCTCAGGATATGGCCAGGGAATGGTTAAATAAAGGAGTTTATTAG
- a CDS encoding glycosyltransferase family 2 protein encodes MVYQWWSIAVQIFASFIAVYMIIIILFYTVILFISMLQLRKEYKLNREDTFDDVSNEWYTKPVSIIVPAYNEEAGIIPSVRSLLSINYPQFEIIVVNDGSIDQTLQKMMEQYEMVHIEKVVRKQLTTKPIKGIYQSKLLPKLYLIDKENGGKADALNAGLNFSHFPYICSLDGDSVLERDAFLKVMKPIMDSDEEVIASSGSIRIANGCKIKNGQVLEIGLSRHPLVIMQIIEYLRAFLMGRIGLSRHNLLLIISGAFGVFSKKWVLKAGGYQTNTVGEDMELVVRIHRLLKETKEKKKIVYVPDPVCWTEVPEEIKYLRRQRRRWHRGLYESLWNHRKLTLNPKYGNIGLISFPYFWLIEFFGPIIEFLGYVYTIIALFFGGVYLEFAILILLLSCIYGSIFSMAAVLLEEWSLRKYPKVSHIISLFFYSLTESFWYRPLTVFWRCEGIWQLIRRDKSWGEMSRKGVSE; translated from the coding sequence ATGGTTTATCAATGGTGGTCAATTGCTGTACAAATCTTTGCCTCGTTTATTGCTGTTTATATGATAATCATTATATTGTTTTATACTGTTATTCTTTTCATTTCCATGCTTCAGCTTCGAAAGGAATATAAATTAAATAGAGAAGATACATTTGATGATGTTTCAAATGAATGGTATACGAAACCTGTATCTATCATTGTTCCAGCTTATAATGAAGAAGCTGGAATCATTCCAAGTGTACGGTCCTTGTTGAGCATTAATTATCCTCAATTCGAAATTATTGTTGTCAATGATGGATCAATAGACCAAACACTGCAGAAAATGATGGAACAGTATGAGATGGTTCATATAGAAAAGGTTGTCAGGAAACAACTTACGACAAAGCCTATTAAAGGCATTTACCAATCAAAGCTGCTGCCAAAATTATATTTAATCGATAAAGAAAATGGCGGAAAAGCAGATGCTTTAAATGCAGGACTGAACTTTTCTCATTTTCCTTATATTTGTTCATTAGATGGAGATTCAGTCTTAGAAAGAGATGCTTTTTTAAAGGTAATGAAGCCTATTATGGATAGTGATGAAGAAGTGATAGCATCAAGTGGAAGTATACGCATTGCTAATGGATGTAAGATTAAGAACGGACAAGTCCTCGAGATAGGATTGTCTCGCCATCCCTTGGTTATTATGCAAATAATCGAATACTTAAGAGCTTTTTTGATGGGGAGAATTGGATTAAGTAGACATAATTTATTATTAATTATTTCTGGAGCTTTTGGTGTTTTTTCAAAAAAATGGGTCCTAAAGGCTGGAGGCTATCAAACAAATACAGTCGGCGAAGATATGGAACTCGTTGTACGAATCCATCGTTTATTAAAAGAGACAAAGGAAAAAAAGAAAATTGTTTATGTGCCAGACCCAGTCTGCTGGACAGAAGTTCCGGAAGAAATAAAGTATTTAAGAAGACAGCGAAGAAGGTGGCATCGTGGATTATATGAAAGTCTATGGAATCATAGAAAGCTAACGCTTAACCCGAAATATGGAAATATCGGGCTCATATCTTTTCCATACTTCTGGCTAATTGAGTTTTTTGGCCCCATCATTGAATTTTTAGGATATGTTTATACGATTATTGCCTTGTTTTTTGGAGGCGTATATTTAGAATTTGCTATCTTAATTCTATTACTTTCCTGTATTTATGGCTCTATTTTTTCAATGGCAGCAGTGTTATTAGAAGAATGGAGTTTACGAAAATATCCGAAGGTTTCCCATATCATTTCATTGTTCTTCTATTCGTTGACAGAATCTTTTTGGTACCGCCCGTTAACTGTTTTTTGGCGATGCGAGGGCATTTGGCAATTAATAAGAAGAGATAAGAGTTGGGGAGAAATGAGCCGTAAAGGAGTATCCGAATGA
- a CDS encoding response regulator, whose translation MKRILLAEDEEVLRMLIVDTLEDEYIVDEAQDGEEALQLIHENQYDLLILDYMMPIITGLEVIEKVRADKEREHLKIMMLSAKSQASEQHEIKGAGADYFMAKPFSPLALLDTVGEILNED comes from the coding sequence GTGAAAAGAATTTTATTAGCAGAAGATGAAGAAGTATTAAGAATGTTAATAGTTGATACATTGGAAGATGAGTATATTGTTGATGAAGCGCAAGATGGGGAAGAGGCATTGCAGTTAATTCATGAGAACCAATATGATTTACTGATCCTTGATTATATGATGCCAATTATTACAGGCTTAGAAGTCATTGAAAAAGTAAGAGCAGATAAAGAGAGAGAGCATCTTAAAATTATGATGCTCTCTGCCAAAAGCCAAGCGAGTGAGCAACATGAAATTAAGGGAGCAGGAGCAGATTACTTTATGGCAAAGCCATTTAGTCCGCTTGCTTTATTAGACACAGTGGGAGAAATATTGAATGAAGATTAA